The proteins below come from a single Panicum hallii strain FIL2 chromosome 7, PHallii_v3.1, whole genome shotgun sequence genomic window:
- the LOC112901294 gene encoding S-norcoclaurine synthase-like — MKGSKVHEHETDVPASDLWAIYGTLRAAELLPELLPHVLAKVEVISGDGGVGTILQLTFPPGIPGLESYKEKFTKVDNENYIKEAQAIGGDILKLGFLSYMVRFEVIAKGPDLSVIRSTVEYEIDDAHPELEAMVSTAPLAATAEKFSEHAKEKKVIITQAAS, encoded by the exons ATGAAGGGGAGCAAGGTCCACGAGCACGAGACCGACGTCCCCGCCTCCGACCTGTGGGCGATCTACGGCACGCTCCGCGCCGCCGAGCTGTTGCCAGAGCTGCTCCCGCACGTCCTGGCCAAGGTCGAGGTCatcagcggcgacggcggcgtcggTACCATCTTGCAGCTGACGTTCCCCCCTG GTATTCCTGGCCTGGAGAGCTACAAGGAGAAGTTCACCAAGGTTGACAACGAGAACTACATCAAGGAGGCGCAGGCGATTGGTGGCGACATCCTGAAGCTGGGGTTCCTCTCCTACATGGTACGGTTCGAGGTCATCGCAAAGGGGCCAGACTTGTCGGTGATACGATCGACTGTCGAGTACGAGATTGATGACGCGCACCCGGAGCTTGAAGCGATGGTGAGCACGGCGCCTTTGGCTGCGACCGCCGAGAAATTCTCTGAGCATGCCAAGGAGAAGAAGGTCATCATCACTCAGGCAGCCTCTTGA